A genomic stretch from Mycobacterium paraterrae includes:
- a CDS encoding NUDIX hydrolase produces MRIDYYNDPNAPAPNSVVPSASAIVTDEHGRILLIKRRDNTLWALPGGGHDIGETIADTAVREIKEETGLDVEVTGLVGVYTNPHHVVAFTDGEVRQQFSLCFTATVLGGELAIDHESTDIAWTAPDDIPNLDMHPSMRLRIEHYLQHRDRPYLG; encoded by the coding sequence ATGCGCATCGACTACTACAACGACCCCAACGCTCCGGCACCTAACAGTGTCGTCCCGTCGGCTTCGGCCATCGTCACCGACGAACACGGTCGTATCCTGCTGATCAAACGCCGCGACAATACGCTGTGGGCGCTACCGGGCGGCGGACACGACATCGGCGAAACCATCGCAGACACCGCCGTGCGCGAGATCAAAGAGGAGACCGGTCTCGACGTCGAAGTCACCGGCCTGGTCGGTGTCTACACCAACCCTCACCACGTCGTCGCGTTCACCGACGGTGAAGTCCGCCAACAATTTTCCCTGTGCTTCACCGCCACCGTGCTCGGCGGTGAGCTGGCCATCGACCACGAAAGCACCGACATCGCCTGGACTGCCCCCGACGACATCCCCAACCTGGACATGCATCCGTCGATGCGTCTGCGAATCGAGCACTACCTGCAGCACCGCGACCGCCCCTACCTCGGCTGA
- a CDS encoding HD domain-containing protein — MSGMLAQRARREAEARLAGQPRRLAHVRGVATTAERLTRRFNAQTADCLVAAAWLHDIGYAPSVRQSGFHPLDGAEFVRSAGFGEMVASLVAFHTGARVEASERGLSGLSEFGEPPSDVLDALNYCDLTTGPDGSPISPQDRLGDVLARYGPEDPVHRAVGAGREDLLAAVRRVRHWL; from the coding sequence GTGAGCGGGATGCTGGCGCAGCGTGCACGGCGAGAGGCCGAGGCACGGCTGGCGGGGCAGCCTCGGCGGCTGGCGCATGTGCGGGGTGTCGCGACGACTGCCGAGCGGCTGACTCGGCGTTTCAATGCGCAGACAGCGGACTGTCTGGTGGCGGCGGCGTGGCTGCACGATATCGGCTACGCACCATCGGTGCGCCAAAGTGGGTTTCATCCGCTCGATGGCGCGGAGTTTGTCCGATCGGCCGGCTTTGGGGAGATGGTCGCCTCCTTGGTGGCGTTTCATACCGGAGCGCGCGTGGAAGCCTCCGAGCGGGGCCTGTCGGGTTTATCGGAGTTCGGCGAGCCGCCCAGCGATGTTCTGGATGCGTTGAACTATTGTGATCTAACGACCGGACCCGACGGGTCGCCGATATCGCCGCAGGATCGACTGGGTGACGTGTTGGCGCGCTATGGGCCCGAGGATCCGGTGCATCGAGCGGTCGGTGCGGGCCGCGAGGATCTGCTGGCGGCGGTGCGGCGGGTACGCCATTGGCTGTAG
- a CDS encoding transposase, with product MSSDAAFAKLCGVSPLEASSGKTIRHRLNWGGNRDANRALHVILVVRMRRHQPTRDYFVHRLAEGKTKNEIMRCIKRYIAREIYHALRQPSRRTNELIA from the coding sequence ATCAGCAGCGACGCCGCTTTCGCCAAACTGTGCGGGGTCAGCCCACTGGAAGCCTCCAGCGGCAAAACGATCCGCCACCGGCTCAATTGGGGAGGCAATCGCGACGCCAACCGTGCCCTGCACGTCATCCTGGTGGTGCGCATGCGCCGTCACCAGCCCACCCGCGACTACTTCGTTCACCGCCTGGCCGAAGGCAAAACCAAGAACGAGATCATGCGCTGCATCAAGCGTTACATCGCCCGCGAGATCTACCATGCCCTCCGCCAACCCAGCAGAAGAACCAACGAACTCATTGCCTGA
- a CDS encoding acyl-CoA dehydrogenase family protein: MSAELLELRDLAAKFFSTELAPHAQRFADQHQVDRELWHKAGELGLLCMSIPEEYGGGGGTFAHEAVVLEEQARVGDSSWGAGLHSGIVAHYILQYAAEELRRQWLPKMASGEMIGAIAMTEPGTGSDLQSVKTKAILDGDEYVITGAKTFITNGQQADLIIVVAKTDPSQGAAGISLIVAEADRPGFRRGKVLDKIGQRGQDTSELFFDDVRVPRSHLLGETEGQGFIQLMTQLPQERLIVAVGAVAAMELAVEQTLKYTREREAFGRPVFGFQNTKFILAEAATETRIARVFLDYCIDLHLAGQLDVQTVAMAKWWTTERAMKVLDDCLQLHGGYGYMTEYPISRLWVDQRVQKIYAGTNEVMKEIISRSL, translated from the coding sequence ATGAGCGCCGAATTGCTCGAGCTTCGTGACCTTGCCGCGAAGTTCTTCTCGACCGAATTGGCACCACATGCGCAACGTTTCGCAGACCAGCACCAAGTTGACCGAGAATTGTGGCACAAAGCCGGCGAACTAGGCCTGCTCTGCATGTCCATACCCGAAGAATACGGCGGGGGAGGCGGCACATTCGCGCACGAAGCCGTCGTACTCGAAGAGCAAGCCCGAGTCGGGGACAGCTCATGGGGCGCAGGGCTGCACAGCGGAATCGTCGCGCACTACATCCTCCAGTACGCGGCCGAAGAACTACGGAGGCAGTGGCTGCCCAAGATGGCCTCAGGCGAAATGATCGGTGCTATCGCCATGACGGAGCCAGGGACCGGTTCTGATCTGCAGAGTGTCAAGACCAAAGCAATTCTTGACGGTGACGAGTACGTGATCACCGGCGCAAAGACCTTCATCACCAACGGTCAGCAAGCCGACCTGATCATCGTCGTCGCCAAGACAGATCCAAGTCAGGGCGCCGCCGGCATCTCGCTGATCGTCGCCGAAGCCGATCGACCCGGATTCCGGCGCGGCAAGGTCCTCGACAAAATCGGCCAACGCGGACAAGACACCTCCGAGTTGTTCTTCGACGACGTAAGAGTTCCCCGCTCGCACCTCCTGGGCGAGACCGAGGGTCAGGGTTTCATTCAGCTGATGACGCAGCTACCTCAAGAGCGGCTCATCGTCGCGGTTGGGGCGGTCGCGGCGATGGAACTTGCCGTGGAGCAGACACTCAAATACACCCGTGAGCGGGAAGCGTTCGGACGGCCCGTCTTCGGCTTTCAGAACACGAAATTCATCTTGGCCGAAGCTGCAACCGAAACGCGCATCGCACGAGTATTTTTGGACTACTGCATCGACCTACACCTCGCGGGCCAACTCGACGTCCAGACCGTCGCCATGGCGAAATGGTGGACCACTGAGCGAGCGATGAAGGTGCTCGATGACTGTTTGCAGCTCCACGGCGGATATGGGTACATGACCGAGTATCCCATCTCGAGATTGTGGGTGGACCAGCGCGTGCAGAAAATCTACGCCGGCACAAATGAGGTGATGAAGGAAATCATCTCGCGTTCCCTATGA
- a CDS encoding fatty acid--CoA ligase, translating to MHSTMQDVQLTISAIVRHAASIHGNSEVITPDGIGYRSMSYRSVLGRAGRLANALRGLGITADQRVATFQWSNQEHLEAYCAVPSMGAVLHTLNIRLAPEQLAYIANHASDQIILVDASVAPLLASALPAMESVHTVIATGGGDLAPLQRCGKTVLRYEEILAQQPETFDWPEIDERSAAAMCYTSGTTGNPKGVVYSHRSTYLHALTACTSNALAVSEADRILAIVPMFHANAWGLIYAALMSGADLVLPDRHLQAAPLVSIIEETQPTIAGAVPTIWNDVDRYLESNPARDISSLRLVACGGSAVPVSLMRAFEDKYNVPIVQAWGMTETSPLATVARAAHGVGETRAWEMRESQGRPMCGVEIRLRDDHKKTVPWDGRSAGEIQARGPWITGAYFGDDDPDKFDGGWLRTGDVGRIDPDGYLTLTDRGKDVIKSGGEWISSVELENTLIGHPAIYEAAVVAVPDDKWQERPLALVVVHRGAEVDIDRLRAFLLDKVAKWWIPKRWSFVSEIPRTSVGKYDKKAIRARHSAGEYQIETS from the coding sequence ATGCACAGCACGATGCAAGACGTCCAGCTCACAATCTCGGCAATTGTCCGCCATGCCGCCTCCATTCACGGAAACAGCGAGGTGATCACCCCCGACGGAATTGGATACCGAAGTATGTCCTACCGTAGCGTCCTGGGGCGAGCGGGCCGACTTGCCAATGCGTTGCGCGGGCTCGGAATAACGGCAGATCAACGGGTGGCCACTTTTCAGTGGAGTAACCAAGAACATCTCGAGGCCTACTGCGCGGTTCCCTCCATGGGCGCGGTGCTGCACACCCTCAACATTCGTTTGGCTCCAGAGCAACTCGCGTACATCGCCAACCATGCCAGCGATCAGATCATCCTGGTGGATGCGTCGGTTGCGCCATTGTTGGCTAGTGCGCTACCAGCGATGGAGTCGGTGCATACGGTCATCGCCACCGGGGGCGGCGACCTCGCTCCGCTGCAGCGATGCGGGAAGACGGTGTTGCGTTACGAGGAGATCCTGGCGCAGCAACCGGAGACTTTCGATTGGCCCGAGATCGATGAGCGTTCCGCCGCGGCCATGTGCTACACCAGCGGGACTACTGGAAATCCCAAAGGTGTTGTCTACAGCCACCGTTCGACCTACCTACATGCACTGACCGCCTGCACGTCGAACGCCCTGGCAGTGAGCGAGGCCGACCGTATCCTGGCCATTGTCCCGATGTTTCACGCCAATGCGTGGGGACTGATCTACGCGGCGTTGATGTCTGGTGCGGACTTGGTATTACCCGATCGCCATCTGCAAGCCGCGCCGCTGGTGTCGATCATCGAAGAGACTCAGCCGACTATCGCCGGTGCAGTGCCGACGATCTGGAACGATGTCGATCGATACCTGGAATCGAATCCCGCCCGGGACATCTCCTCACTTCGGCTGGTTGCCTGCGGCGGATCGGCAGTCCCCGTCTCGCTGATGCGGGCATTCGAAGACAAGTACAACGTGCCTATCGTGCAGGCATGGGGCATGACCGAAACCTCGCCGCTGGCTACCGTCGCACGCGCAGCGCACGGAGTAGGCGAGACCCGTGCGTGGGAGATGCGCGAAAGCCAGGGTCGGCCGATGTGCGGTGTCGAGATCCGGTTGCGTGACGACCACAAGAAGACAGTGCCGTGGGACGGTCGATCAGCGGGTGAAATACAGGCGCGAGGCCCGTGGATCACCGGCGCCTACTTCGGCGACGATGATCCGGACAAGTTCGACGGAGGGTGGCTGCGCACCGGCGACGTCGGCCGGATCGACCCGGACGGGTATCTCACGCTGACCGATCGTGGGAAGGACGTCATCAAGTCAGGTGGAGAATGGATCTCCTCAGTCGAGCTGGAAAACACGCTGATTGGTCACCCGGCGATCTACGAGGCTGCGGTGGTGGCAGTTCCCGACGACAAATGGCAGGAAAGACCGCTCGCCCTGGTCGTGGTTCACCGTGGAGCCGAGGTCGACATCGACCGACTGCGCGCGTTTCTGTTGGACAAGGTCGCCAAGTGGTGGATCCCGAAGCGGTGGAGCTTCGTGTCTGAGATTCCTCGAACAAGCGTCGGAAAATACGACAAGAAGGCCATACGCGCGCGTCACTCCGCCGGCGAGTATCAGATCGAAACGTCCTAA
- a CDS encoding transglutaminase-like domain-containing protein: protein MSGENSPYLEPTEFLDWQHESVRDFVASATRGAVDDTMKAIAIFTAVRDSIWYDPYTVTDDPHAYRASTIATADRAYCVPKAVLLTAACRAAGIPARLGFADVRNHLQTETLRERMGGTDVFVYHGYSLMHLCGVWVKATPAFNRELCARFGVPPIDFDGRTDALLHGFAGDGTQHMEYLRDRGAFDDLPLAEILQALRTHYGTLIGDASRHPDLFA, encoded by the coding sequence ATGAGCGGTGAGAACTCGCCTTACCTGGAGCCCACGGAGTTCCTCGATTGGCAACATGAATCGGTACGCGACTTCGTTGCATCGGCGACCCGCGGCGCGGTCGACGACACCATGAAGGCCATAGCCATCTTCACTGCGGTCCGCGACTCGATTTGGTATGACCCCTACACCGTGACCGATGACCCGCATGCGTATCGCGCCAGCACCATCGCAACTGCAGACCGCGCTTACTGCGTCCCGAAGGCGGTGCTCTTGACGGCGGCCTGCCGAGCAGCAGGCATCCCAGCGCGGCTGGGGTTCGCCGATGTCCGAAACCACCTTCAGACCGAGACATTGCGTGAGCGGATGGGCGGTACCGACGTCTTCGTCTACCACGGATACAGCCTCATGCATCTCTGCGGTGTCTGGGTCAAGGCAACTCCGGCGTTCAATCGCGAGCTATGCGCACGGTTCGGCGTCCCGCCAATTGATTTCGACGGGCGCACAGACGCCCTGCTGCACGGGTTCGCCGGTGACGGCACACAACACATGGAATATCTGAGGGATCGAGGCGCCTTCGACGATCTACCGCTGGCAGAGATCCTGCAAGCGCTCAGAACCCACTACGGGACGCTCATAGGCGATGCGAGTCGCCATCCAGACCTGTTCGCCTGA
- a CDS encoding cytochrome P450, producing MANQLLAITRHPKERLTSVLLAPAPRVVDDKWRQWSRDWRVRELAPAPAGSGLRAVLGDAGLPLLGHTVDYIRFGSEFSRERYERLGSVSWMGAFGTKMVVIAGPDATREAFTSEAKAFSQDGWSFLIDAFFHRGLMLMSFDEHLMHRRIMQEAFTRPRLTGYVGQVAPCVRAAVPAWPTGPSVRIYPLLKNLTLDIATDVFMGGRGKDESAAVNEAFVSTVRAASSFVRVPLPGTRFRAGVHGRRVLEDYFSRHLPAARAGETDDLFAALCQATTEDGERFSDEDVINHMIFLMMAAHDTSTITTTAVTYFLAKHPEWQEKAAAEARSFGHDSPDIDELERMTVLDLILKEALRLLAPVPLVMRKTVRDVAIDGYHIPRETLCAITPAVNHFDRRIWSDPDRFDPSRFDEPRREDQQHRFAWVPFGGGAHKCIGMQFGTLEVKAILHQMLRTYAWTVPNDYHVRWDNTSLPIPVDGLPVTLRHR from the coding sequence GTGGCTAATCAGCTTCTCGCAATCACGCGTCACCCCAAGGAGCGGTTGACGTCTGTCCTGTTGGCGCCCGCCCCCCGCGTCGTCGATGACAAATGGCGACAGTGGAGTCGGGACTGGAGAGTCCGGGAACTTGCGCCGGCCCCCGCCGGATCTGGGCTGAGAGCCGTCCTAGGGGACGCTGGACTCCCGTTGCTGGGGCACACTGTCGACTACATCCGATTTGGTTCAGAATTCAGTCGGGAGCGTTACGAACGTTTGGGCTCGGTGTCGTGGATGGGCGCATTCGGTACCAAAATGGTGGTCATCGCCGGTCCAGACGCAACGCGTGAGGCGTTCACAAGCGAAGCCAAGGCCTTTTCTCAAGATGGCTGGTCCTTCCTGATCGATGCTTTCTTCCATCGCGGGTTGATGCTCATGAGCTTCGACGAACATTTGATGCACCGGCGCATCATGCAGGAGGCGTTCACGCGTCCTCGCCTGACCGGATATGTCGGGCAGGTGGCCCCGTGCGTTCGCGCAGCCGTGCCCGCGTGGCCGACCGGTCCGTCGGTCCGGATCTACCCGTTGTTGAAGAATCTCACCCTCGATATTGCCACGGATGTCTTCATGGGTGGCCGCGGCAAGGACGAGAGCGCTGCTGTCAACGAGGCGTTCGTGTCCACTGTTCGCGCGGCGAGTTCCTTTGTGCGAGTTCCACTCCCGGGCACCAGGTTCCGCGCCGGCGTGCATGGGCGGCGCGTGTTGGAGGACTACTTCTCCCGACACCTGCCGGCCGCGCGTGCAGGCGAGACCGACGATCTATTCGCCGCCCTCTGCCAGGCGACCACAGAAGACGGTGAACGGTTCTCCGACGAGGATGTGATCAACCACATGATCTTTCTCATGATGGCCGCCCATGACACCTCCACGATCACCACCACTGCTGTCACCTACTTCCTCGCTAAACATCCTGAGTGGCAGGAGAAGGCAGCGGCGGAGGCGCGGTCCTTCGGTCACGATTCGCCAGATATCGACGAACTGGAGCGGATGACGGTCCTCGATCTGATCCTCAAAGAAGCTCTGCGTCTGCTGGCGCCCGTTCCGCTGGTGATGCGCAAGACCGTCCGTGATGTCGCCATCGACGGCTATCACATCCCCCGTGAAACCTTGTGCGCAATCACACCCGCCGTAAATCACTTCGACCGCAGAATATGGAGCGACCCGGACCGTTTCGATCCGTCGCGCTTCGATGAGCCCCGGCGCGAGGACCAACAGCACCGATTCGCCTGGGTGCCGTTCGGCGGGGGGGCGCACAAATGCATTGGGATGCAGTTCGGCACACTCGAGGTGAAGGCAATCCTGCACCAGATGTTGCGTACCTACGCTTGGACGGTCCCAAACGACTATCACGTGCGTTGGGACAACACCTCGCTGCCCATTCCCGTGGACGGACTGCCTGTGACGTTGCGGCACCGATGA
- a CDS encoding flavin-containing monooxygenase codes for MTGGFARDPRGHDPSIVIIGAGVAGIAMAHQLKRDGFTNFTMVEQAADIGGVWRDNTYPGAACDVPSALYSLSDKPNTRWSRRYAEQPEILQYLRRLVLADGMDLQLRTRTEVVEMTFDEQAGRWRLVTGSSETIWCDVVISAVGQLSRPHTPNIAGEDTFEGPRFHSARWDHSVSLRGKEVAVIGTGASAIQFVPRIAHEAQRVTLYQRTAPWILPKWDSRYGRLHQQLIKVLPLWLRLERFAVWLIFEVLAVTLVDAKPLSRILGAVARYHLHRQVADPMLRRQLTPSDAPGCKRVLFSNDYYPAIANGEVSLVTNAVAKLCDKGVVTDDGVLHRADVVIYGTGFRATDFLAPMRVRGWGGVTLDEVWGTQAHAYLGITVPMFPNLFLLYGPNTNVGSGSIIYMIESQVRYVGALIKILASDPGRTVDVRPDIEQSYNTRLSRRLRRSVWALCASWYTTSSGAIPTNWPGPTFAYRILTRKPRSHDYLFRHVERLQLDGPSENRARLRR; via the coding sequence ATGACAGGCGGCTTTGCGAGGGATCCCCGAGGACACGATCCGTCGATAGTGATCATCGGGGCCGGCGTCGCGGGTATCGCCATGGCCCATCAGCTGAAGAGAGACGGATTCACCAACTTCACCATGGTGGAACAGGCTGCAGACATCGGCGGCGTCTGGCGCGACAACACCTATCCAGGAGCGGCTTGCGACGTGCCGTCAGCGTTGTACTCACTCTCGGACAAGCCCAACACTCGTTGGTCGAGACGTTATGCAGAACAGCCCGAGATACTCCAATATCTTCGCCGACTCGTCCTGGCCGACGGAATGGACCTGCAGCTGCGCACGCGGACCGAAGTCGTCGAGATGACCTTCGATGAACAGGCCGGCCGTTGGCGTTTGGTGACCGGATCCAGCGAGACGATCTGGTGCGATGTCGTGATTTCGGCCGTGGGGCAGCTCTCGCGACCTCATACGCCGAATATTGCCGGCGAAGACACCTTCGAGGGGCCGCGTTTTCATTCGGCGCGTTGGGACCATTCGGTATCGCTGCGCGGCAAGGAAGTAGCCGTCATCGGGACAGGCGCAAGCGCGATACAGTTTGTGCCACGGATCGCACACGAGGCACAGCGCGTAACGCTGTATCAGCGCACGGCGCCTTGGATTTTGCCGAAGTGGGACAGCAGGTACGGACGTCTTCACCAACAGCTGATTAAGGTTCTGCCGCTGTGGCTGCGTCTTGAGCGTTTCGCGGTATGGCTGATTTTTGAAGTGCTCGCAGTGACGTTGGTCGACGCGAAGCCCTTGTCACGCATTCTCGGCGCGGTCGCCCGCTACCACCTCCATCGGCAGGTTGCCGATCCAATGCTGCGCCGGCAACTCACGCCATCAGATGCGCCGGGGTGCAAGCGGGTGTTGTTCTCGAATGATTACTACCCCGCGATTGCCAACGGTGAAGTCTCGTTGGTGACCAACGCGGTTGCGAAGCTTTGCGACAAGGGAGTCGTGACCGACGATGGCGTACTCCATCGCGCGGATGTCGTCATTTACGGAACAGGTTTCCGCGCTACCGACTTCCTCGCCCCGATGCGTGTTCGCGGCTGGGGCGGAGTGACTCTGGACGAGGTGTGGGGGACGCAGGCGCACGCATACCTGGGCATTACAGTCCCGATGTTCCCGAATCTCTTTCTCCTCTATGGCCCGAACACGAATGTCGGTTCCGGGTCGATCATTTACATGATCGAGTCTCAGGTCCGCTATGTCGGTGCCCTCATCAAGATTTTGGCGAGTGACCCAGGGCGTACGGTCGACGTCAGGCCAGACATCGAGCAAAGCTACAACACACGATTGAGCCGGCGGCTGCGAAGGTCGGTGTGGGCGCTTTGCGCGAGCTGGTACACGACCTCGAGTGGCGCGATCCCGACGAACTGGCCTGGGCCTACATTTGCCTACCGGATCCTCACCCGCAAACCACGCAGTCACGATTATCTATTCAGGCACGTTGAACGCCTTCAGTTAGACGGCCCGAGTGAGAACCGCGCGAGGCTGCGCAGATGA
- a CDS encoding alpha/beta hydrolase, with protein sequence MTNTDAADRRPSLASHFVAMTSRNTLRPLSQLIPSSAHGLAVMDRVLRMALVGSRPRRSVAVRTIDTEFAGNQIRGDWITSPAVDPHAVPLLYIHGGAYSMCSPATHRGLLGELASASGRPIFAVRYRLAPRYPFPAAADDALNAYRWLVTGQPSASGERGVAVAGDSAGGQLTMATALGARSDGLPLPDSMLLMSPVLDLTCELARARELRRRDPFASARSAARALDLYVAGADHRNERLSVLDADLRSMPPILIQVGGREMLIDDSRHLADRLRSAGSSVEIQVYRGQIHVFQAMFRILPEAREAIHRAGNFLKASAHR encoded by the coding sequence GTGACCAACACTGATGCGGCGGACCGGCGCCCCAGTCTTGCAAGTCATTTCGTGGCAATGACTTCGCGAAACACACTGCGTCCGCTGTCGCAACTCATCCCGTCGAGCGCCCACGGCCTCGCGGTGATGGATCGCGTACTCCGGATGGCGCTTGTGGGATCGCGGCCCCGCCGAAGCGTGGCGGTTCGCACAATAGATACCGAGTTCGCCGGGAATCAGATACGCGGGGATTGGATCACTTCTCCTGCGGTCGATCCACACGCGGTTCCGTTGCTCTACATTCATGGCGGCGCCTACTCCATGTGCTCACCGGCTACCCACCGCGGCCTGCTCGGTGAACTTGCCTCCGCGAGCGGTCGGCCCATCTTTGCCGTGAGGTATCGGCTAGCTCCACGCTATCCCTTTCCCGCTGCCGCCGACGATGCACTGAACGCATACCGCTGGCTCGTCACCGGGCAGCCATCGGCTTCCGGCGAACGCGGTGTTGCGGTGGCCGGGGACTCGGCGGGCGGCCAGCTCACGATGGCCACCGCCCTTGGCGCACGTAGTGACGGACTGCCGCTGCCGGATTCGATGCTTCTCATGTCTCCGGTCCTGGATCTGACATGTGAACTCGCGAGGGCACGCGAACTTCGCCGCCGTGATCCTTTCGCCTCTGCTCGGTCCGCGGCCCGCGCTCTTGACCTGTACGTGGCTGGTGCAGATCACCGCAATGAGCGACTCAGCGTGCTCGACGCAGACCTCAGGTCCATGCCACCGATCCTGATTCAGGTAGGCGGAAGAGAAATGTTGATCGATGACTCGAGGCATCTTGCCGACCGTCTCCGATCGGCCGGATCAAGCGTTGAGATACAGGTGTACCGGGGACAGATCCACGTGTTCCAAGCCATGTTCCGAATCCTGCCCGAGGCTCGTGAGGCGATCCACCGCGCTGGAAACTTCCTGAAAGCTTCGGCCCACCGGTGA
- a CDS encoding flavin-containing monooxygenase, which produces MGSESGQHYEIAIVGAGFSGIGTAISLLKAGFTDFLVVDEADGVGGTWHWNTYPGIAVDIPSYSYQFSYEMRTSWSRTYAHGNELKAYAERCVEKYGLQNYIRFNTTVDEACFDECAALWRLSCSSGQNLTARFVINCSGVLSRPKWPDIPGVRDFAGVTLHTARWDHTKDLTGKRVAVIGTGASAVQLIPEVAKIASSLTVFQRTPIYCLPKPDFSIPSWAATVMRLVPGAQLMTRTASQVFVEFTFPIAAHFHSLIPVSDLMEEAAKRYMRRAVDDPVTRDQLIPRYSLGCKRPSFHNSYLATYNRRNVSLETSGITHVDHASVHTEDGKNYPIDVMVLATGFKVMESGNMPTYVLKGRGGVEQSAWWDEHRLQAFEGVSVPGFPNHFNIFGPYGYNGSSYFTLIEAQSRHIVRCLRRARTLKADHVEVRQQANDRYFGDMISRRHRQVFWQPSCSNANSYYFDKHGDVPLRPSTTLETYWRSRTFRLSDYRFERRAESVGAR; this is translated from the coding sequence ATGGGTTCTGAGTCTGGGCAGCACTACGAAATTGCAATAGTCGGAGCCGGGTTTTCTGGGATTGGTACAGCGATCAGCCTGTTGAAGGCCGGATTTACGGATTTTCTGGTAGTCGATGAAGCCGATGGCGTCGGCGGTACATGGCACTGGAATACGTATCCGGGAATAGCGGTCGATATTCCGTCCTATAGTTACCAGTTCTCTTATGAGATGCGAACATCCTGGTCACGAACTTATGCTCACGGGAATGAGCTGAAGGCTTATGCAGAGCGGTGCGTAGAAAAATACGGACTCCAAAATTACATCCGGTTCAACACGACTGTGGACGAGGCTTGTTTCGACGAATGCGCAGCACTATGGCGGCTGAGCTGCTCCTCTGGTCAGAATCTGACCGCGCGTTTTGTGATAAATTGCTCTGGCGTCCTCAGTCGGCCGAAGTGGCCTGATATTCCAGGAGTGCGCGACTTCGCCGGCGTGACGCTGCATACGGCCAGATGGGACCATACGAAAGATCTCACCGGTAAGCGGGTGGCGGTGATCGGGACTGGGGCATCTGCGGTGCAGCTGATTCCCGAAGTCGCGAAGATCGCATCAAGTCTGACGGTATTCCAGCGAACGCCGATTTACTGCTTGCCGAAGCCGGATTTCTCCATACCGAGCTGGGCCGCGACAGTGATGCGGTTGGTGCCGGGGGCACAGCTGATGACGCGCACTGCGAGTCAGGTGTTCGTCGAGTTCACATTTCCCATCGCAGCTCATTTTCACTCGTTGATCCCTGTGTCGGATCTCATGGAAGAGGCGGCGAAACGCTATATGCGTCGGGCGGTCGATGATCCGGTGACTCGAGACCAACTCATTCCTCGCTATTCGTTGGGTTGTAAGCGACCGAGTTTCCACAATTCCTATCTCGCGACGTACAACCGTCGCAATGTTTCGCTCGAGACCAGCGGCATCACCCATGTCGACCATGCCTCGGTTCACACTGAAGATGGCAAGAATTATCCGATCGATGTCATGGTCTTGGCCACCGGGTTCAAAGTGATGGAGTCGGGCAATATGCCGACTTATGTGCTGAAGGGACGCGGTGGAGTGGAGCAGTCTGCTTGGTGGGATGAGCACCGCCTCCAAGCCTTCGAGGGTGTGAGCGTCCCAGGGTTCCCGAATCACTTCAATATCTTCGGCCCCTATGGTTACAACGGCTCCTCGTACTTCACACTCATCGAGGCGCAAAGTCGGCATATCGTCCGCTGTCTTCGTCGTGCGCGCACGCTGAAGGCTGATCACGTAGAGGTCAGACAGCAGGCGAACGACCGCTACTTCGGTGACATGATTAGCCGCCGACATCGACAGGTTTTCTGGCAGCCGAGCTGTTCCAATGCCAACAGTTACTATTTCGACAAACACGGCGATGTTCCGTTGCGTCCGTCAACTACCCTGGAGACTTACTGGCGTAGCCGCACCTTCCGGCTCTCCGATTACCGATTTGAACGTCGCGCAGAATCCGTTGGCGCACGGTGA